The Streptomyces camelliae genome window below encodes:
- a CDS encoding rod shape-determining protein yields MSFIGRDMAVDLGTANTLVYVRGRGIVLNEPSVVAINTNTGGILAVGAEAKKMIGRTPGNIVAVRPLKDGVIADFEITERMLRYFILKIHKRRYLARPRVVVCVPSGITGVERRAVIEASTQAGARQVHIIEEPMAAAIGSGLPVHEATGNMVVDIGGGTTEVAVISLGGIVTAQSIRVAGDELDNAIIQYIKKEYSLLLGERTAEQIKITIGSAYDLDADEHTEVRGRDLVSGLPKTVVISAAEVRKAIEEPVNAIVDAVKTTLDKCPPELSGDIMDRGIVLTGGGALLRGLDERLRRETGMPIHIAEDPLDSVALGSGKCVEEFEALQQVLDAAPRR; encoded by the coding sequence ATGTCGTTCATCGGCCGTGACATGGCTGTCGACCTCGGGACCGCCAACACGCTGGTGTACGTCAGGGGTCGCGGGATCGTACTCAACGAGCCGTCCGTCGTCGCGATCAACACCAACACGGGTGGGATCCTCGCGGTCGGTGCCGAAGCGAAGAAGATGATCGGCCGGACGCCGGGCAACATCGTGGCCGTGCGTCCGCTGAAGGACGGCGTGATCGCCGACTTCGAGATCACCGAGCGGATGCTCCGCTACTTCATCCTGAAGATCCACAAGCGGCGGTATCTCGCCCGGCCGCGGGTCGTCGTCTGTGTGCCCTCGGGCATCACGGGCGTCGAGCGCCGCGCCGTGATCGAGGCGTCCACCCAGGCCGGCGCCCGCCAGGTGCACATCATCGAGGAGCCCATGGCCGCGGCCATCGGCTCCGGCCTGCCGGTCCACGAGGCCACGGGCAACATGGTGGTGGACATCGGCGGCGGCACCACGGAGGTCGCGGTCATCTCGCTCGGCGGCATCGTCACCGCCCAGTCCATCCGCGTCGCGGGCGACGAACTGGACAACGCGATCATCCAGTACATCAAGAAGGAGTACAGCCTTCTGCTGGGTGAGCGCACGGCCGAGCAGATCAAGATCACGATCGGTTCGGCGTACGACCTCGACGCTGACGAGCACACCGAAGTGCGCGGCCGGGACCTGGTGTCCGGGTTGCCCAAGACCGTCGTCATCTCGGCCGCCGAGGTCCGCAAGGCGATCGAGGAACCGGTCAACGCGATCGTGGACGCGGTCAAGACGACCCTCGACAAGTGCCCGCCGGAGCTGTCCGGCGACATCATGGACCGAGGAATCGTTCTGACCGGCGGCGGAGCCCTGCTGCGCGGCCTCGACGAGCGGCTGCGCCGGGAGACCGGCATGCCGATCCACATCGCCGAGGACCCGCTGGACAGCGTCGCGCTCGGTTCCGGCAAGTGCGTCGAGGAGTTCGAGGCGCTCCAGCAGGTGCTGGACGCGGCTCCGCGCAGATGA
- the mreD gene encoding rod shape-determining protein MreD encodes MRLNRILLSSALVVVALVIQVSVLARLHLPGAVPDLLLLTVLGLAMVYGHVGGALVGFGAGLLADLAPPADHAAGRYALVLCVTGYFAGLIKPDHGRLKSATGPMAVVVAAAIGSTLLYAGVGALVGDTAARHVGLPGLLISAALYDLLLAPFVVPVIMWLARRSDNDPLTESGPAAKATDISSGWLSSGTGLRIGDQRGGLGALKAKARTRSARVGRIKGVKRL; translated from the coding sequence ATGCGCCTCAACCGGATCCTGCTCTCCAGCGCGCTGGTCGTCGTGGCCCTGGTGATCCAGGTGAGCGTCCTCGCCCGCCTGCATCTGCCGGGCGCCGTCCCCGACCTGCTGCTGCTCACCGTCCTCGGCCTCGCCATGGTGTACGGCCATGTCGGCGGCGCCCTCGTCGGCTTCGGCGCCGGCCTGCTCGCCGACCTCGCCCCGCCCGCCGACCACGCGGCCGGCCGCTACGCGCTCGTGCTGTGCGTCACCGGCTACTTCGCCGGCCTGATCAAGCCGGACCACGGCCGGCTGAAGTCGGCGACCGGTCCGATGGCCGTCGTGGTCGCCGCCGCGATCGGCTCCACGCTGCTGTACGCGGGCGTGGGCGCCCTGGTCGGGGACACCGCCGCCCGCCATGTCGGCCTGCCCGGCCTGCTCATCTCGGCCGCCCTGTACGACCTGCTGCTCGCCCCGTTCGTGGTCCCCGTGATCATGTGGCTGGCCCGCCGCTCCGACAACGACCCGCTGACCGAGTCCGGCCCCGCCGCCAAGGCCACGGACATCTCCTCCGGCTGGCTCTCCTCGGGCACCGGCCTGCGCATCGGCGACCAGCGCGGCGGCCTCGGCGCCCTGAAGGCCAAGGCCCGCACCCGCTCGGCCCGGGTCGGCCGGATCAAGGGGGTCAAGCGGCTGTGA
- the mrdA gene encoding penicillin-binding protein 2, translating to MTNIPETGRTPRVQIRLVVIQILVLSLLGTLGGRLWYLQIREGAQYQKEASGNHVQQVVDPAVRGDILDARGVPLADNETRLVVSASRTDLLKQKDDGKAVLTKLAGVLGMKPDEVMQKVRLCDAKTPQPCWNGSPYQPIPITDKATPKQALQIREASEDFPGISAEPEAVRRYPGPGNSNTAQVLGYLSPVTDAEIQKAKDTDSPYLRSDMVGRSGLEREYDKDLRGKAGVTRYEVDNLGRVIGKAKSTPSESGSNLVTSIDSRVQRVAEYELDKAMKAARQQFDKNTGENFKADSGAVVVMEAKTGRIVAMASAPTYDPNVWVGGISAKDYKALTGKDSDYPLLNRAIQGQAAPGSTFKVVSTAAAVNAGYAWDGGYPCTSSYSVGGQVFKNFEGENFGDISLGRALEVSCDTVFYGLGDNEWKKDGGINPKKGQPKDWFFKTAHQFGLGKETGIDLPNEVRGRVPDRQWKLDYWKANKDAWCKSGKKDGSYVEKIAYENCLEGNKMREGDEINYSIGQGDTLVTPIQEAMIYGAVANGGTEYVPTIGKAIISPDGKTVQEIKPKVARKLPVTQATLKGMDDAFAGVITRGTAAWKFNGWPQDKITLHGKTGTAEVYGKQTTGWLATYSKDYSVIMTISQAGTGSGSAGEAVRNIYSALYGVQGDGSIDTRKALLPEPQKTLPKVRTDGTIAAPKITGDPGKDAEASQQNNPSNGTDQQPATSPSPTTGNRNTRRRPRRIPRRGSRRMPS from the coding sequence GTGACCAACATCCCCGAGACCGGTCGGACCCCACGGGTCCAGATCAGGCTCGTCGTGATCCAGATCCTCGTCCTCTCCCTCCTCGGCACCCTCGGCGGCCGCCTGTGGTATCTGCAGATCCGCGAGGGCGCGCAGTACCAGAAGGAGGCGTCGGGCAACCACGTCCAGCAGGTCGTCGACCCCGCCGTGCGCGGTGACATCCTGGACGCCCGGGGCGTGCCCCTCGCGGACAACGAGACCCGCCTGGTCGTCTCCGCCTCCCGCACCGACCTGCTCAAGCAGAAGGACGACGGCAAGGCCGTCCTCACCAAGCTGGCCGGCGTCCTCGGCATGAAGCCCGACGAGGTCATGCAGAAGGTCCGGCTGTGCGACGCGAAGACGCCCCAGCCGTGCTGGAACGGCTCGCCGTACCAGCCGATCCCGATCACCGACAAGGCCACACCCAAGCAGGCCCTGCAGATCCGCGAGGCCTCCGAGGACTTCCCCGGCATCAGCGCCGAGCCCGAGGCCGTGCGCCGCTATCCCGGCCCGGGCAACTCCAACACCGCGCAGGTGCTCGGCTATCTCTCGCCCGTCACCGACGCCGAGATCCAGAAGGCCAAGGACACCGACTCGCCCTATCTGCGCTCCGACATGGTCGGCCGCTCCGGCCTGGAGCGCGAGTACGACAAGGACCTGCGCGGCAAGGCCGGCGTGACCCGCTACGAGGTGGACAACCTCGGCCGGGTCATCGGCAAGGCCAAGTCCACCCCCTCCGAGTCGGGTTCCAATCTGGTCACCAGCATCGACTCCCGGGTGCAGCGCGTCGCCGAGTACGAGCTGGACAAGGCCATGAAGGCCGCCCGCCAGCAGTTCGACAAGAACACCGGTGAGAACTTCAAGGCCGACTCCGGTGCCGTCGTGGTGATGGAGGCCAAGACCGGCCGGATCGTCGCGATGGCCTCGGCGCCGACCTACGATCCGAACGTGTGGGTGGGCGGCATCTCCGCCAAGGACTACAAGGCCCTCACCGGCAAGGACTCCGACTACCCGCTGCTCAACAGGGCCATACAGGGTCAGGCAGCCCCCGGTTCGACGTTCAAGGTGGTCTCCACGGCCGCCGCGGTCAACGCCGGCTACGCCTGGGACGGCGGCTACCCCTGCACCAGCTCCTACTCCGTCGGCGGCCAGGTCTTCAAGAACTTCGAGGGCGAGAACTTCGGCGACATCTCCCTGGGCCGCGCCCTGGAGGTCTCCTGCGACACCGTCTTCTACGGCCTCGGCGACAACGAGTGGAAGAAGGACGGCGGCATCAACCCCAAGAAGGGCCAGCCGAAGGACTGGTTCTTCAAGACCGCCCACCAGTTCGGCCTCGGCAAGGAGACCGGCATCGACCTGCCCAACGAGGTCCGCGGCCGCGTCCCCGACCGCCAGTGGAAGCTCGACTACTGGAAGGCCAACAAGGACGCCTGGTGCAAGTCCGGCAAGAAGGACGGCAGTTACGTCGAGAAGATCGCCTACGAGAACTGCCTCGAAGGCAACAAGATGCGCGAGGGTGACGAGATCAACTACTCCATCGGCCAGGGCGACACACTCGTCACGCCGATCCAGGAGGCGATGATCTACGGCGCGGTCGCCAACGGCGGCACCGAGTACGTCCCGACGATCGGCAAGGCGATCATCAGCCCCGACGGCAAGACCGTCCAGGAGATCAAGCCCAAGGTGGCGCGCAAACTGCCGGTCACCCAGGCCACCCTCAAGGGCATGGACGACGCCTTCGCGGGCGTCATCACGCGCGGTACGGCGGCGTGGAAGTTCAACGGCTGGCCGCAGGATAAGATCACGCTGCACGGCAAGACCGGTACGGCGGAGGTCTACGGCAAGCAGACCACCGGCTGGCTGGCCACGTACTCCAAGGACTACTCGGTGATCATGACGATCTCCCAGGCCGGTACGGGTTCCGGGTCCGCCGGTGAGGCCGTGCGCAACATCTACAGCGCGCTCTACGGCGTCCAGGGAGACGGCTCCATCGACACCAGGAAGGCGCTGCTGCCCGAACCGCAGAAGACCCTGCCGAAGGTCCGCACGGACGGCACGATCGCCGCCCCGAAGATCACCGGCGACCCGGGCAAGGACGCCGAGGCCTCGCAGCAGAACAACCCCAGCAACGGCACCGACCAGCAGCCCGCCACCTCGCCCTCGCCCACGACGGGCAACCGCAACACCCGCAGGAGGCCACGCAGGATTCCCAGGCGCGGGAGCCGGAGGATGCCCTCATGA
- a CDS encoding TIGR03960 family B12-binding radical SAM protein — MSVESVFPQLEALLPHVQKPIQYVGGELNSTVKEWDSCDVRWALMYPDAYEVGLPNQGVMILYEVLNEQEGVLAERTYSVWPDLEALMREHRVPQFTVDTHRPVKAFDVFGLSFSTELGYTNMLTALDLAGIPLESKDRGLDDPIVLAGGHAAFNPEPIADFIDAAIIGDGEQAVLDMTKIIREWKAEGRPGGREEVLFRLARTGGVYIPAFYDVEYLPDGRIARVVPNKSGVPWRVSKHTVMDLDEWPYPKQPLVPLAETVHERMSVEIFRGCTRGCRFCQAGMITRPVRERSITGIGEMVDKGLKATGFEEVGLLSLSSADHSEIGDIAKGLADRYEDDKIGLSLPSTRVDAFNVDLANELTRNGRRSGLTFAPEGGSERMRKVINKMVSEEDLIRTVATAYGNGWRQVKLYFMCGLPTETDDDVLQIADMATHVIQKGREVSGSNDIRCTVSIGGFVPKPHTPFQWAPQLSAEETDARLAKLRDKIRGDKKYGRSIGFRYHDGKPGIVEGLLSRGDRRTGAVIRAVYDDGGRFDGWREHFSYNRWMACADKALAPFGIDVDWYTTRERSYEEVLPWDHLDSGLDKDWLWEDWQDALDETEVEDCRWTPCFDCGVCPQMDTHIQIGPTGKKLLPLTVKNAGPAPASSGHAH; from the coding sequence ATGTCTGTCGAGTCGGTGTTCCCGCAGCTCGAAGCCCTGCTCCCGCATGTGCAGAAGCCGATCCAGTACGTGGGCGGCGAGCTGAACTCCACCGTCAAGGAGTGGGACAGCTGCGACGTCCGCTGGGCCCTCATGTACCCGGACGCGTACGAGGTCGGCCTGCCCAACCAGGGCGTCATGATCCTCTACGAGGTGCTCAACGAGCAGGAGGGCGTCCTCGCCGAGCGCACCTACAGCGTGTGGCCGGACCTGGAGGCGCTGATGCGCGAGCACCGCGTCCCGCAGTTCACGGTCGACACCCACCGCCCGGTGAAGGCCTTCGACGTGTTCGGCCTGTCCTTCTCCACGGAGCTGGGCTACACCAACATGCTGACGGCGCTGGACCTGGCGGGCATCCCCCTGGAGTCCAAGGACCGCGGCCTCGACGACCCGATCGTCCTGGCGGGCGGCCACGCGGCCTTCAACCCCGAGCCGATCGCGGACTTCATCGACGCGGCGATCATCGGCGACGGCGAGCAGGCCGTCCTCGACATGACGAAGATCATCCGTGAGTGGAAGGCCGAAGGCCGCCCGGGCGGCCGCGAGGAGGTCCTCTTCCGCCTGGCGAGGACCGGCGGGGTCTACATCCCGGCGTTCTACGACGTCGAGTACCTGCCGGACGGCCGTATCGCCCGCGTCGTACCGAACAAGAGCGGTGTCCCCTGGCGGGTCAGCAAGCACACCGTGATGGACCTGGACGAGTGGCCGTACCCCAAGCAGCCCCTCGTCCCCCTGGCCGAGACGGTCCATGAGCGCATGTCGGTGGAGATCTTCCGCGGCTGCACGCGCGGCTGCCGCTTCTGCCAGGCGGGCATGATCACCCGCCCGGTGCGCGAGCGGTCGATCACGGGCATCGGCGAGATGGTCGACAAGGGCCTGAAGGCGACGGGCTTCGAGGAGGTGGGCCTCCTCTCCCTGTCCTCGGCGGACCACTCGGAGATCGGCGACATCGCCAAGGGCCTGGCGGACAGGTACGAGGACGACAAGATCGGCCTGTCTCTCCCCTCCACCCGGGTCGACGCGTTCAACGTCGACCTGGCCAACGAACTGACGCGCAACGGCCGCCGCTCCGGCCTGACCTTCGCTCCCGAAGGCGGCTCGGAGCGCATGCGCAAGGTCATCAACAAGATGGTCTCGGAAGAGGACCTCATCCGGACGGTCGCGACGGCCTACGGCAACGGCTGGCGCCAGGTGAAGCTGTACTTCATGTGCGGCCTCCCCACCGAGACCGACGACGACGTCCTCCAGATCGCCGACATGGCGACGCACGTCATCCAGAAGGGCCGCGAGGTCTCGGGCTCGAACGATATCCGCTGCACGGTCTCGATCGGCGGCTTCGTCCCCAAGCCCCACACTCCCTTCCAGTGGGCCCCGCAGCTCTCGGCGGAGGAGACGGACGCGCGCCTGGCCAAGCTCCGGGACAAGATTCGCGGCGACAAGAAGTACGGCCGCTCGATCGGCTTCCGCTACCACGACGGCAAGCCGGGCATCGTCGAAGGCCTCCTCTCCCGCGGCGACCGCCGCACCGGCGCGGTCATCCGCGCGGTCTACGACGACGGCGGCCGCTTCGACGGCTGGCGCGAGCACTTCTCCTACAACCGCTGGATGGCCTGCGCCGACAAGGCGCTGGCTCCGTTCGGCATCGACGTCGACTGGTACACCACCCGCGAGCGCAGCTACGAGGAGGTCCTGCCCTGGGACCACCTCGACTCCGGCCTGGACAAGGACTGGCTCTGGGAGGACTGGCAGGACGCCCTCGACGAGACAGAGGTCGAGGACTGCCGCTGGACGCCGTGCTTCGATTGTGGTGTCTGTCCGCAGATGGACACCCATATCCAGATCGGCCCCACAGGCAAGAAGCTGCTGCCGTTGACGGTCAAGAACGCCGGTCCGGCGCCGGCTTCGAGCGGTCACGCGCACTGA
- the mreC gene encoding rod shape-determining protein MreC, with translation MRDTKESRLLLVLLIAIAFALITVDIRGGRNSPVDGARQAAAAVFGPVENGLSSAVDPVGNAVSAIRDSGSRHSRLAALEKENAALKAKLGSDDRNRSRLNQLDKMLKIAGEGQYGIKGAQVVAIGSAQGFSWTVTIDVGANDGIKRDMTVLNGDGLVGRVTTVGPDTSTVLLANDPDFTVGTRMEGSDELGFASGQGDRPLRVELLNGKAEVHKGDRLVTFGSQNDRPFVPGVPVGVVSRVDPSGGGLTRTLYVTPYVSFTKLDIVGVVVEAPKKDPRDTVLPAQSKPTPTPTVTVTVTPSANATDSTGQQH, from the coding sequence GTGAGGGACACGAAAGAGAGCCGGCTGCTCCTGGTCCTGCTGATCGCCATCGCGTTCGCACTGATCACGGTGGATATCCGAGGGGGCCGGAACTCCCCGGTCGACGGCGCCCGGCAGGCCGCGGCCGCGGTGTTCGGGCCCGTCGAGAACGGGCTGTCCTCGGCGGTCGACCCCGTCGGCAACGCGGTCTCCGCGATCCGTGACTCCGGCAGCCGGCACAGCCGGCTGGCCGCGCTGGAGAAGGAGAACGCGGCCCTCAAGGCGAAGCTCGGCAGCGACGACCGCAACCGCAGCCGGCTGAACCAGCTCGACAAGATGCTGAAGATCGCGGGCGAGGGCCAGTACGGCATCAAGGGCGCCCAGGTCGTCGCCATAGGGTCGGCGCAGGGTTTCTCCTGGACCGTCACCATCGACGTCGGCGCCAACGACGGCATCAAGCGCGACATGACCGTGCTCAACGGGGACGGACTGGTCGGCCGTGTCACCACCGTCGGCCCGGACACCTCCACCGTGCTGCTCGCCAACGACCCCGACTTCACCGTCGGCACCCGCATGGAGGGCAGCGACGAACTCGGCTTCGCCTCCGGCCAGGGCGACCGCCCGCTGCGCGTGGAACTGCTCAACGGCAAGGCGGAGGTGCACAAGGGCGACCGGCTCGTCACCTTCGGCTCGCAGAACGACCGCCCGTTCGTGCCGGGTGTCCCGGTCGGCGTGGTCTCCCGGGTCGACCCCTCCGGCGGCGGCCTGACCCGCACCCTCTACGTCACCCCGTACGTCAGCTTCACCAAGCTCGACATCGTCGGTGTGGTCGTCGAGGCCCCGAAGAAGGACCCGCGGGACACCGTGCTCCCGGCCCAGTCCAAGCCGACCCCGACGCCGACCGTCACCGTCACGGTGACCCCCTCGGCCAACGCGACCGACTCGACCGGCCAGCAGCACTAG
- the rodA gene encoding rod shape-determining protein RodA, protein MTGNSFSVSGYGPARAGWTRIFARDSLARRLDWPILLAALALSLLGSLLVFSATRNRTEINQGDPYYFLERHLMNLGIGFALMTATIWLGHRALRNAVPVLYGLSVLLALVVLTPLGATINGQRNWIVIGGFSIQPAEFLKIAIILGMAMLLATRVDAGDKPYPDHRTVAQSLGLAAVPCLVLLLMPDLGSVLAMVAIILGVLLASGASNRWVFGLLTVGVAGCIAIWQLHILDQYQINRFAAFANPNLDPAGVGYNTNQARIAIGSGGLMGQGLFHGSQTTGQFVPEQQTDFVFTVAGEELGFAGAGLIIALIGLILWRACRIARDSTELYGTVVAAGIVAWFAFQSFENIGMTLGIMPVTGLPLPFVSYGGSSMFAVWVAVGLLQSIKVQRPMSA, encoded by the coding sequence ATGACCGGCAACAGCTTCTCCGTCTCCGGGTACGGCCCGGCGCGGGCCGGCTGGACCAGGATCTTCGCCCGCGACTCGCTGGCCCGCCGGCTCGACTGGCCGATACTGCTGGCCGCCCTCGCGCTGTCCCTGCTGGGCTCGCTGCTGGTGTTCTCGGCGACCCGCAACCGCACGGAGATCAACCAGGGCGACCCGTACTACTTCCTCGAACGCCATCTGATGAACCTCGGCATCGGCTTCGCCCTGATGACCGCCACGATCTGGCTGGGCCACCGCGCCCTGCGCAACGCCGTGCCGGTCCTCTACGGCCTGTCGGTCCTGCTGGCGCTGGTGGTGCTCACCCCACTCGGCGCGACCATCAACGGCCAGCGCAACTGGATCGTGATCGGCGGCTTCTCGATCCAGCCCGCCGAGTTCCTCAAGATCGCGATCATCCTCGGCATGGCGATGCTGCTGGCCACACGGGTGGACGCGGGCGACAAGCCGTACCCGGACCACCGGACCGTGGCCCAGTCCCTGGGCCTCGCGGCCGTGCCCTGCCTGGTCCTGCTGCTCATGCCGGACCTCGGCTCGGTGCTCGCCATGGTGGCCATCATCCTGGGCGTCCTGCTCGCCTCCGGCGCCTCCAACCGCTGGGTCTTCGGCCTGCTCACCGTCGGCGTGGCCGGCTGCATCGCCATCTGGCAGCTGCACATCCTGGACCAGTACCAGATCAACCGCTTCGCCGCCTTCGCCAACCCGAACCTGGACCCGGCGGGCGTCGGCTACAACACCAATCAGGCCCGGATCGCCATCGGCTCCGGCGGCCTGATGGGGCAAGGCCTCTTCCACGGCTCGCAGACCACCGGCCAGTTCGTGCCGGAGCAGCAGACGGACTTCGTGTTCACGGTCGCCGGAGAGGAACTGGGCTTCGCCGGCGCGGGCCTGATCATCGCGCTGATCGGGCTCATCCTGTGGCGGGCCTGCCGCATCGCCCGCGACTCCACCGAGCTGTACGGCACGGTGGTGGCCGCCGGGATCGTCGCCTGGTTCGCCTTCCAGTCCTTCGAGAACATCGGCATGACCCTCGGCATCATGCCGGTCACCGGTCTGCCGCTGCCATTCGTGTCGTACGGCGGCTCGTCGATGTTCGCGGTGTGGGTGGCGGTGGGGCTGCTGCAGTCGATCAAGGTGCAGAGACCCATGTCCGCGTGA
- a CDS encoding CYTH and CHAD domain-containing protein: MADEKREIERKYESDDSGLPDLTGVGGVTAVLDKGVVELDATYYDTADERLAADSLTLRRRTGGADAGWHLKFPVAPGIRDEIRAPLSDTVPEEIAALVRSRVRDTELIPLVRLRSARDVRHLVDADGVLLAEASVDAVTAERLGGKGGAAQWTEIEVELADGGDPAFLDLVEKRLRRAGVHPSRSPSKLARALEQTAGRKRRRKDKPTRPVTAGDHVLAYLRAQRDVLVELDPAVRRDVPDAVHRMRVATRRARSTLRSFRPVLDRTVTDPIGVELKWLAGELGVGRDQEVLAERLTTALDTVPPALITGPVRERLVSWSETGHGSAQSHLAGVLDSRRYLTLLDTLDRLLADPPLRKAGGKRPEKVLGKAVRKDLATLSALVEEALGAPPGKERDAAVHEARKKAKRTRYAAEAATKALGEPARALTASMKTLTTLLGDHQDSVMARLTLLELSAVAHAAGESTFTYGLLYGREEARAAAAEAELPALWREITQRASG, from the coding sequence ATGGCGGATGAGAAACGCGAGATCGAGCGCAAGTACGAATCCGACGACAGCGGCCTGCCCGACCTGACCGGCGTCGGCGGAGTGACGGCCGTACTCGACAAGGGCGTGGTCGAACTCGACGCCACGTACTACGACACCGCCGACGAACGCCTGGCCGCCGACTCCCTCACCCTGCGCCGCCGCACCGGCGGCGCGGACGCCGGCTGGCATCTGAAGTTCCCGGTCGCCCCCGGAATCCGCGACGAGATCCGCGCCCCGCTCTCCGACACCGTCCCCGAGGAGATCGCCGCCCTGGTCCGCTCCCGCGTCCGGGACACCGAGCTGATTCCGCTGGTCCGCCTCCGCTCCGCCCGCGATGTGCGCCACCTGGTCGACGCCGACGGCGTGCTGCTGGCCGAGGCGAGCGTGGACGCCGTGACCGCCGAGCGGCTCGGCGGCAAGGGCGGTGCCGCCCAGTGGACCGAGATCGAGGTGGAGCTGGCCGACGGCGGCGACCCCGCCTTCCTGGACCTGGTGGAGAAGCGGCTGCGCAGAGCGGGCGTCCACCCCTCGCGCTCGCCGTCGAAGCTCGCCCGGGCCCTGGAGCAGACGGCCGGCCGCAAGCGCCGCAGGAAGGACAAGCCGACGCGGCCGGTGACGGCAGGCGACCACGTCCTCGCCTACCTCCGCGCCCAACGCGATGTGCTGGTCGAACTCGACCCCGCCGTCCGCCGTGACGTGCCCGACGCGGTGCACCGCATGCGGGTCGCCACCCGCCGCGCCCGCAGCACCCTGCGCAGCTTCCGCCCGGTCCTCGACCGGACCGTCACCGACCCCATCGGCGTGGAGCTGAAATGGCTCGCCGGCGAGCTGGGGGTCGGCCGCGACCAGGAAGTGCTGGCCGAGCGCCTGACGACCGCCCTCGACACCGTCCCGCCCGCCCTGATCACCGGCCCGGTCCGCGAACGCCTCGTGTCCTGGTCCGAGACCGGGCACGGCAGCGCGCAAAGCCATCTGGCCGGCGTCCTGGACTCACGCCGCTATCTGACCCTGCTGGACACACTGGACAGGCTCCTCGCCGACCCGCCGCTGCGGAAAGCGGGCGGCAAGCGGCCGGAGAAGGTGCTCGGCAAGGCCGTACGCAAGGACCTGGCGACCCTGTCCGCCCTGGTCGAGGAGGCCCTGGGTGCCCCACCCGGCAAGGAACGCGACGCCGCCGTGCACGAGGCCCGCAAGAAGGCCAAGCGCACCCGGTACGCGGCCGAGGCGGCGACGAAGGCCCTCGGCGAACCCGCCCGCGCGCTCACCGCGTCCATGAAGACCCTGACCACACTCCTCGGCGACCACCAGGACAGCGTCATGGCCCGCCTGACCCTGCTGGAGCTGTCCGCGGTGGCGCACGCGGCGGGGGAGAGCACGTTCACCTACGGGCTGCTGTACGGCAGGGAGGAGGCGCGGGCGGCGGCCGCGGAGGCGGAGCTGCCGGCGCTGTGGCGGGAGATCACGCAGCGGGCGTCCGGCTGA